Sequence from the Treponema primitia ZAS-1 genome:
TTTGGCAAATGTGCTTCCTTGGCGCCTTCATTCTTAGCGGAAGCTTTTCAGCCTTTTGCGCGGGAAACTCCGTTGCAAGCAGCTCTGGGCAGGGGGACCATTCGGGAGAACCGGTGTATGTGTTTTCCCGGCAGTGGCTGGACATTGAACAGCTTATGCTGGAAGAAAACGGGCAGGACAAAAACGAACAGCTTTTGGGGATGCTTAGGGATTTCCGTGCATCCCTGGAGGATCTTATTGAAACTCCGCTTTACCAAACCTACCGGTTTAATTCTCTTTTTCACAAGGAGACCATGAATCGACTCTTCGCCGCAAGCGCCAATTTTGAGGAGGCGGTTCTGCAGGGGCGGCAGGAGGAATTGCCGGCGCTGGCCCTGGATATGAACGAAGCCCTGAACAACTGGCAGGAACAGGATGCGGAGGTGGCGGACGCCATACATCTGCGCTATTTTAATCAGTTCTTTATCCTTACCGCAGTTATCAGCCTGCTTGCCCTGGCCATATGGCTGCTGAACCGGGCGCTGGCCCATTCCCAGGTACGGGCGGAACAGAGCGCCGCCTTCTCCCAGGCCATAGTATTAGCCCAGGAGGACGAGCGGAGCCGGATAAGCCGGGAGCTCCACGATACGGTTGCCCAGGATCTGCGCGCCCAGGCGCTGCGGATTGCCGGGCTTAAGCGGGTGGAAGACCGTACTGAACAGGCTGCGTTATGCGACGAGTTGGCCGCAACCCAACGGGGGTTGGTAGATTCCATACGGGCTATCTGCGACGGCCTCTTTCCCCCGGACTTCCGGTATCAGGGCCTGGGTGATGCCCTGGACCGGCTCTGCAGGGAATTTGGTGAACGCACGGGAATCGACTGCCGCCTCACCCTGCGGGAAGACCCCCGGTATACAGACATGGACACCACGGCGCAGCTCCAGTGTTTCCGTCTGGTACAGGAGGCGCTTACCAATATTGAAAAACACGCGGAAGCATCCGAGGCGGCGGTGGTATTACGCTGGGAGGAGGATACCCTGCTTATCTGCATCAGCGATAACGGCAAGGGCTTTACGGTTTCCCCTTCCCGGGAAAACCCGGCTATCTATGCCGCCGGGCATTTCGGTATCCGGGGAATGTACACCCGCACAGCAATTCTGCGCGGCAGTCTGCGTTTTGAGAGTGAACGCGGCGAAGGAACCACCGTAATTATTCGGGCGCCTTTTCCCCGCGAAGCTCCCAGGCCTTAAGCCGCATATCCGCCCGTTCCAGTTTTTGCTTGGCGGTCCCGGACTCAAACTTAAAGCTCGAATTCTTCAGGATTTCCTCGGCCTGTCTCTTTGCTTCCAGGGCCCTTTCGTGATCAATTTCATCGGGCCATTCGGCGGAGTCTACCATGAGCACCGTCTTACCCCCCGCCACTTCCAGGATGCCCTCTGAGACAAAGCCGGTTTTCCACTGACCGCTTCTTTCCTTTATCTTTACCAGGCAGGGTTTAATCGGTGCGGTTATGGCCGCGTGGTGGGCAAGAATACCAACTTCGCCGTCCAGGAGGGTGACGCTGATAGCTTCAACCTTGTCCTTGTAAAACGGGCGGTAGGGGGTATGCACTTCAAAGGTAAACAGGCTTGGCATTATTTTTTTACCCTGGCGAGGATGTCGTCTATGGTACCGGACATAAAGAATTCCTGCTCCGGCACATTGTCGGTCTCTCCGTCCAGGATCATCTTGAAGCCCCGGATAGTTTCCTTGACCGGTACGTAGACCCCGGCCATGCCGTTAAAGTGGGCCGCCACGTTCAGGGGCTGGCTGAAGAAGCGCTGCACCTTCCGCGCCCGGGACACGGTGATCTTATCCTCAGCGGAAAGTTCGTCCATACCCAGGATGGCGATGATGTCCTGCAGTTCCTTGTAACGCTGGAGTATCTGCTGGGTCCTGATTGCCGTATTGTAATGTTCCTCCCCAACTATGGCGGGGTCCAGAATACGGGAACTGGAAGCCAGGGGGTCCACCGATGGGTAGATGCCCAGTTCCACGATCTTCCGGGAAAGGGTGATGGTGGCGTCCAGGTGGGCGAAGGTGGTAGCCGGGGCCGGATCGGTCAGGTCGTCCGCAGGGACGTAGACCGCCTGGATACTGGTGATGGAGCCCTTGGAGGTACTGGCGATCCGTTCCTGGAGGCTCCCCATTTCGTTGGCCAGAGCTGGCTGGTAACCTACGGCGCTGGGGATACGGCCCAGGAGGGCGGAAACTTCGGCGCCCGCCTGGATAAACCGGAATATGTTG
This genomic interval carries:
- a CDS encoding sensor histidine kinase; this encodes MEKRFWQMCFLGAFILSGSFSAFCAGNSVASSSGQGDHSGEPVYVFSRQWLDIEQLMLEENGQDKNEQLLGMLRDFRASLEDLIETPLYQTYRFNSLFHKETMNRLFAASANFEEAVLQGRQEELPALALDMNEALNNWQEQDAEVADAIHLRYFNQFFILTAVISLLALAIWLLNRALAHSQVRAEQSAAFSQAIVLAQEDERSRISRELHDTVAQDLRAQALRIAGLKRVEDRTEQAALCDELAATQRGLVDSIRAICDGLFPPDFRYQGLGDALDRLCREFGERTGIDCRLTLREDPRYTDMDTTAQLQCFRLVQEALTNIEKHAEASEAAVVLRWEEDTLLICISDNGKGFTVSPSRENPAIYAAGHFGIRGMYTRTAILRGSLRFESERGEGTTVIIRAPFPREAPRP
- the atpC gene encoding ATP synthase F1 subunit epsilon, which gives rise to MPSLFTFEVHTPYRPFYKDKVEAISVTLLDGEVGILAHHAAITAPIKPCLVKIKERSGQWKTGFVSEGILEVAGGKTVLMVDSAEWPDEIDHERALEAKRQAEEILKNSSFKFESGTAKQKLERADMRLKAWELRGEKAPE